The window TCTTTGTAACGCTGTACCCCGAACACTGTTAATGACCGACCTTTATATGAGAATTCATGGTCTGTCAGTGAGGGTCCTCGCAAGtacaaaaatatttaacataTGTCTGTATTTCCTCCAGGTGATGAACCTGCAGATGCAGCTTGACAATGTGACGTCTTTCATGGATGAACACGAGGAGAACATGCATGACCTTCACTACCATTCCAGGTAACACACgtactactaatactacactCAAGAGGACATTTTGTTGGTGAACCATGACCTTTCATGCCTGATCCCTACCATTACAATCACCTTATCTTAAGTCAAATTATGATTTTAACCCTAAAGTCAACTCTTAAGTAATGATTAACCTTGTGGGGACCAGAATTGTTGTCTCGGATGGGAGTCCCCACGTGTGACATTGTGAACAGATGTCCCCACAACATGATGAATATATAATGTGttaataaagacacacacacacacacacacaccacacacttgaCATGGAGGCATAGAAAGACGGAGTATTATCATTCaggaaaagtaaaaacagaCAGTGTTACCATCCTCAACCGTCCGTCTCTAGGTACTATGAGAACCGGACAGGTGAGCGTTTCTCTGCATCGGATGGTCGTCTAAACTCCATCTCGATGGAGATCGACACAATCTCCTCCAGCATCAACGCCACCGTGAGCCACGTCCAGAGCATGTACAAGTACATCAACATCGAGAGCTCGTCCTGCCAGAGTCGCATGGGCAGACACGCTGAAGATCTACAGGtagtaaacacaaaatatttctttcttcttgCTGATGTGCCCATTGACAAATACACACCAAGAATGCAGGTGAGAGCTTTAGTCCTGCACAGTGAGAGattatatacttaaatattttataGTAAACCATATATTACCATACTTGAGAAGTATTTGGGTTTTTAAACCACCTCTGTAGGAGCCAGGGGACCTTACCATGGATAAAcctctaatgtgtgtgtgctccttaAATGTGCAGCTGGAGCTCTGATACTTCAgaacaaaataatcaaaaggtAGTTATAGCtatttgtttgttaaaaatgcTCATGCACCTTTTCTTGGTATTATTGACAGCGATAACATATCACTTAGCTTAAATGTTAGCTGAGATGATTTGTAATTTTGGACACTTAGCCCAGTCTGCCGATTAAATTTTTACTTAGTTTTAGCAGATTTCTCCTTCCCTTTGTCATTCATCTATTCTGCCGGTTCTTTGTGTTCCTACGGATTTTCCCATTTTGCTTCTTATCTTTATCCtcacatcctcctcctcataTGTGCAGAACTTGAACAACACGGTGTTGCTACTCCTCCACTTGTCTGACACACTGAGACAGCAAAACATGCTGTTAAATGTCCGACTGGACATGGACGTCAGGAACCTGTCCATGGTGATGGAGGAGATGAAACTTGTGGATGTTCACCATATCCAGCTCATAAAGAACTTCACTATACTAAAAGGTACAGTAGACGTTGTAGACGTTGCCATATATGCAATgtgcactttattttttaatttaacctcACCATCCTCCTTAATAGGTGCTCCTGGAGTACCAGGGCCCAAAGGGAACCGTGGTGAGACTGGCTCAAAAGGACCCATGGGACTGACTGGGAGTAAAGGGGACCAAGGCCCTATAGGAGTCCGTGGGACGGCCGGAGAGAAGGGTTCTCCTGGGCCCAAAGGAGCACCAGGTGAATCAGGCCCCAGTGGCAATAGAGGGGCAGTAGGAATCAAAGGAGCTAAAGGGTCTCTTGGCCCGCCAGGACCAGCTGGTGAGAAAGGCCAGAAAGGTGACCTTGGCCCCTCAGGTGTGGAAGGCCCCCCAGGAGCCACAGGTGCTCCAGGGATCCAGGGTCAGGCAGGATTACCAGGCATCGTTGGGCTTCCAGGAGCAAGGGGGAAACCAGGGCCAGTAGGGCCAGCTGGACCACCTGGAACCCCTGGACCTCCAGGTTTGCCTTACCCCCATGTCCGAACCCAGCAGTGGACCGTGACTCCTGCTGCTTAAGAGACAGTAGAAAGATGGACAAAGACGTGGACTCAGAGGTGATTTGTCCGGTACAACAAAGAATTATTGACAGATAGATGAAGGAAATCATCCATTGTGACTGGAGACGCAATCATCTATTTCTGTGGGATTATGCAAGACAATTGAGAACTTATGAACAAGTGCGACAAATCAAATTCAAGATGGCGCTTTGAAGGAGGCATTGCCCTTATATTATGACACGGTCACATGAAAGGAACCAAGAGGAAGGTtgagaaaatagaaaacagaATTGAACTGTTGTTGAAAAGTGAGAACGAAGAAGGCCAGAAATGGACTGTGGACGGACATGAACATGGTGGAGAAAACGGCCACAACACGTGTCTCATTACTACTTTTGATGAGTGTTTCCTTGTaaataaaagccaaagaatacCAAAAGACAACAAGCTTCGTCCATATGTGATGACATAGTATGAGTGTTT of the Etheostoma spectabile isolate EspeVRDwgs_2016 chromosome 18, UIUC_Espe_1.0, whole genome shotgun sequence genome contains:
- the scara3 gene encoding scavenger receptor class A member 3, producing the protein MKDNYGGYENQLFKEEDFTGEEEMPSFRGRSRGGCMRCQQSHSLQLAVKVLYGFVALLIITVAVLASLVFRKVDTLSEEESVYHNTITRVQQRIEGLSSTSNCSGCLDVTLYSEEISRLKREFEDIQKMILGQEQILDQATQTQTTLKTTSNRLTRDMQNHLMSIKLLNQSLERYLDRVEGWKDVIEETEEKMKTLAEDQYDIKATAQQVNTTVALSTMWIDALQRKAEEETLVLQKLTTDWQDYSRVLSTIKSNTSSTTQTMRFLQNNIVADHQRIAMSTEVYYDLTQQVMNLQMQLDNVTSFMDEHEENMHDLHYHSRYYENRTGERFSASDGRLNSISMEIDTISSSINATVSHVQSMYKYINIESSSCQSRMGRHAEDLQNLNNTVLLLLHLSDTLRQQNMLLNVRLDMDVRNLSMVMEEMKLVDVHHIQLIKNFTILKGAPGVPGPKGNRGETGSKGPMGLTGSKGDQGPIGVRGTAGEKGSPGPKGAPGESGPSGNRGAVGIKGAKGSLGPPGPAGEKGQKGDLGPSGVEGPPGATGAPGIQGQAGLPGIVGLPGARGKPGPVGPAGPPGTPGPPGLPYPHVRTQQWTVTPAA